The following coding sequences lie in one Montipora foliosa isolate CH-2021 chromosome 11, ASM3666993v2, whole genome shotgun sequence genomic window:
- the LOC137977520 gene encoding uncharacterized protein, with product MQAPQAPVALQAGNAPEAIQAPQAPQGPQGAACGEDLETLKGKYNELKEAMDTLTKSSVDNLLKRLMSLASRPLVEFNKYEALELVDALKNAAHDSKHGKEVYYRLVFETLRGKLSDQPSDQFRNLIFPLLGDKDHEKVLML from the exons ATGCAAGCGCCTCAAGCACCTGTAGCTCTTCAAGCAGGAAACGCTCCGGAGGCCATTCAAGCTCCGCAGGCTCCGCAAGGACCGCAAGGTGCAGCGTGTGGTGAAGACCTTGAG ACACTGAAAGGCAAGTATAACGAGCTGAAGGAGGCGATGGATACGCTAACCAAGTCCTCCGTGGACAATCTGTTGAAGCGACTTATGAGTTTGGCCTCCCGCCCTCTTGTAGAGTTCAATAAGTATGAGGCCTTAGAATTGGTTGATGCCTTAAAGAACGCAGCCCACGATTCTAAGCATGGAAAAGAGGTATATTATCGCTTAGTCTTTGAGACGCTGCGAGGGAAGCTCAGTGATCAGCCCAGTGATCAGTTTCGCAACTTGATCTTCCCACTGCTTGGGGACAAAGACCATGAGAAGGTCTTGATGTTGTAG